Proteins encoded within one genomic window of Flavobacterium oreochromis:
- a CDS encoding BaiN/RdsA family NAD(P)/FAD-dependent oxidoreductase, producing MIVNYDVVVVGGGASGFFSAINIAEQFPQLKIAILERGKEVLSKVRVSGGGRCNVTHACFVPNDLVKFYPRGEKELKGPFNQFCSGDTIEWFEKHGVILKIEEDGRMFPITDSSQTIIDCFLSATKKLKIDVFTSHSVQEIFQGENYWKITTNQNVFKTTKLIMTTGSNPKMWDLLQDLGHTIIKPVPSLFTFNIKDERIKDLMGVSAHASVRVKGTKLRASGPLLITHWGLSGPGILRLSAWGARTLFDLNYRFVLQVNWLNDLDFDTVLEDLKEIKEENLKRSMNKFCPFDFPKRLWESLLKASSIQPDAKWADVSKKQLIDLVEQLTQATFVVNGKSTFKEEFVTAGGIDLKEVNFKTMESKRFKNLYFAGEVLNIDAITGGFNFQNAWTGGFIIAKNLEF from the coding sequence ATGATAGTAAATTACGATGTGGTAGTAGTAGGAGGTGGAGCCTCTGGTTTTTTTTCAGCAATTAATATAGCCGAACAGTTTCCTCAATTAAAAATAGCTATTTTAGAAAGAGGAAAAGAAGTATTGTCTAAAGTGCGTGTTTCAGGAGGAGGACGTTGTAATGTAACACATGCTTGTTTTGTACCAAACGATTTAGTGAAATTTTATCCTCGTGGAGAAAAAGAGTTAAAAGGACCTTTTAATCAGTTTTGTAGTGGTGATACAATAGAGTGGTTTGAAAAGCATGGTGTAATATTAAAAATTGAAGAAGACGGGAGGATGTTTCCTATAACAGATAGTTCACAAACTATAATAGATTGTTTTCTATCTGCCACTAAAAAATTAAAAATAGACGTTTTTACAAGTCATAGCGTACAAGAAATTTTTCAAGGAGAAAATTATTGGAAAATAACAACAAATCAAAATGTTTTTAAAACGACTAAACTAATTATGACTACAGGAAGTAATCCAAAAATGTGGGATTTACTTCAAGATTTAGGGCATACAATTATAAAACCAGTTCCCTCTTTATTTACTTTTAATATAAAAGATGAACGTATTAAAGATTTAATGGGAGTTTCCGCACACGCATCTGTACGAGTAAAGGGAACAAAATTAAGAGCATCAGGGCCTTTGTTAATAACCCATTGGGGATTAAGTGGTCCTGGTATATTGCGCCTTTCAGCTTGGGGTGCAAGAACATTATTTGATTTAAATTATCGTTTTGTTTTACAAGTAAATTGGTTGAATGATCTTGATTTTGATACTGTTTTAGAAGATTTAAAAGAAATTAAAGAAGAAAACTTAAAACGTTCAATGAATAAATTTTGCCCGTTTGATTTTCCTAAACGATTATGGGAAAGTTTACTAAAAGCATCGTCTATTCAACCAGATGCAAAATGGGCTGACGTATCGAAAAAACAGCTTATTGATTTAGTTGAACAACTTACCCAAGCAACATTTGTTGTAAATGGGAAAAGTACTTTTAAAGAAGAATTTGTTACCGCAGGTGGAATTGATCTAAAAGAAGTTAACTTTAAAACAATGGAAAGCAAACGCTTTAAAAATCTTTATTTTGCAGGTGAAGTTTTGAATATAGATGCTATAACAGGTGGGTTTAATTTTCAAAATGCCTGGACAGGCGGCTTTATTATTGCTAAAAATTTAGAATTTTAG
- a CDS encoding glycerophosphodiester phosphodiesterase, with amino-acid sequence MLKIGHRGAKGHVAENTLESFLKAFELGADGIELDVHLSADGEVVIIHDATVDRTIKNASGYIRDFTVQDCAKVGIPTLVAVFHILPEEAFLNIEIKDIFVTERVVYEIEKFVRLGEIQYKSILVSSFHWQVLKQIQQINPSILLGVLADEKPYEALEFAKTINAFSINLWFKQITDDLLQLAHRNQIQVHAYTVNSPEDIIFVKKMGVDAIITDYPDRV; translated from the coding sequence ATGTTAAAAATAGGTCATAGAGGAGCAAAAGGACATGTAGCCGAAAACACATTAGAATCATTTTTGAAAGCTTTTGAATTGGGAGCTGATGGTATTGAACTAGACGTACACCTTTCTGCTGATGGTGAGGTCGTTATAATTCATGATGCAACGGTTGATAGAACCATAAAAAATGCGTCAGGATATATACGTGACTTTACTGTGCAAGATTGTGCTAAAGTAGGGATTCCAACCTTAGTAGCGGTTTTTCATATTTTACCAGAAGAAGCTTTTCTTAATATAGAAATAAAAGACATATTTGTCACTGAAAGAGTCGTGTATGAAATAGAAAAATTTGTAAGACTTGGAGAAATTCAATACAAAAGTATATTAGTATCTTCTTTTCATTGGCAAGTATTAAAACAAATACAACAGATAAATCCTAGCATACTTTTAGGAGTATTAGCAGATGAAAAACCATATGAAGCATTAGAATTTGCAAAAACTATAAATGCTTTTTCAATTAATTTGTGGTTTAAACAAATAACGGATGATTTATTACAATTAGCGCATCGTAATCAAATTCAAGTTCATGCCTATACTGTAAATTCTCCAGAAGATATTATTTTTGTCAAAAAAATGGGAGTCGATGCAATTATTACCGATTACCCTGATAGAGTATGA